A region of Bombilactobacillus folatiphilus DNA encodes the following proteins:
- a CDS encoding Cof-type HAD-IIB family hydrolase, which yields MTIKLVLSDIDGTLINAQNELPSKVQQAIINYSQHGTFVLATARPPQATIPFMNQLPQNTLAICLNGSLIIQKRLNSFQAIAKYQLPLTSIQGLLTLLTSHHLNLAVNFFTERHWLVSKRDFWVQNEENLTQTTAQVIPDLDQQLADHTFYKILCMGEPDTINQLSQYLTQAHLPLNFNRSKATYLEIAAQDVSKLKGMEFIMQKLNCTPDQTLAIGDGENDLPMINAAGIGVATANALPTVKAQAQYIVADCDHDGVQEALVRFT from the coding sequence TTGACGATTAAACTAGTTTTAAGTGATATTGATGGTACCTTAATTAATGCTCAAAACGAACTACCATCTAAGGTCCAACAGGCGATTATCAATTACAGTCAGCACGGAACTTTCGTCCTTGCGACTGCCCGTCCTCCTCAAGCCACCATTCCCTTTATGAATCAATTGCCGCAAAATACTTTAGCGATTTGCTTAAATGGTTCCTTAATCATTCAAAAGCGCCTCAACAGTTTTCAAGCGATTGCCAAGTACCAGCTTCCTTTGACCAGTATCCAAGGTTTACTAACGCTACTGACTTCGCATCATCTGAATTTAGCCGTCAACTTCTTTACTGAACGGCATTGGTTGGTGTCAAAACGCGATTTTTGGGTTCAAAACGAGGAAAATTTGACACAAACCACCGCTCAAGTGATTCCCGATTTGGACCAACAGTTAGCTGACCATACTTTCTACAAAATTCTGTGCATGGGTGAACCAGATACCATTAATCAATTAAGTCAATATCTAACACAAGCTCATTTGCCCTTGAACTTTAACCGTTCCAAAGCCACATACTTAGAAATTGCTGCCCAAGATGTGTCTAAATTAAAAGGTATGGAATTTATTATGCAGAAACTCAATTGTACTCCTGATCAAACCTTAGCCATCGGTGACGGCGAAAATGATTTGCCCATGATTAACGCTGCTGGCATCGGGGTTGCCACGGCTAATGCCTTGCCGACTGTCAAAGCTCAAGCACAATACATCGTGGCTGATTGTGATCACGACGGCGTCCAAGAAGCATTAGTCCGTTTTACTTAA
- a CDS encoding MFS transporter, with protein sequence MRNLKKMLKNQSYLQNSFTLLLFFASWGVWWSIFQLWLTSKENGLGLSGGAVGTIYSADSFVTLCLMFIYGTLQDKLVIKRYLLIFCAILDTLIGPFFVWIYAPLLHSNFVLGMILGALFLSAGFLSASGIFEAVTEKMSRRFDFEYGQARSWGSFGYALVALLAGYLSVIDPRINFWCASGFGLILLLNLLLWVPKVEKQADKKLALAGESSDTPSLRDMLGLLKLKSLWVIIIFIMFSYTFYTVFDQQMFPSFYTSLFANRDVGQQMYGTLNSVQVFCEALMMSLVPILMRKVGVRNALLMGVIVMFVRIGACGLFHSPIAISCVKMLHSIEVPLFSLPIFRYFTLHFDTKLSATLYMIGFQVAAQIGQFILSTPLGMLRDKLGYSPTFLVISGIVLISGIYAFVILKKDDQDVEGDPFVRS encoded by the coding sequence ATGCGTAATCTCAAAAAGATGTTGAAGAATCAATCATACTTGCAAAATTCATTTACATTATTACTGTTTTTTGCTTCATGGGGCGTTTGGTGGTCAATTTTTCAACTTTGGTTGACCTCAAAAGAAAACGGTTTAGGCTTATCTGGAGGTGCCGTGGGAACGATTTATTCTGCGGATTCTTTTGTGACTTTGTGCTTAATGTTCATTTATGGAACGTTGCAGGACAAACTAGTTATTAAACGTTACTTATTAATTTTTTGTGCTATTTTAGATACATTAATCGGTCCATTTTTTGTTTGGATTTATGCACCTTTGTTGCATAGTAATTTTGTTTTAGGCATGATTTTGGGAGCGCTTTTCTTATCAGCTGGTTTCTTATCTGCTTCAGGAATATTTGAAGCTGTCACAGAAAAAATGAGTCGTCGCTTTGATTTTGAATACGGTCAAGCTCGATCTTGGGGCTCTTTTGGTTATGCGTTAGTTGCATTGTTGGCCGGTTATTTGTCAGTCATTGATCCGCGCATTAACTTCTGGTGTGCTTCTGGTTTTGGCTTGATCTTACTGTTAAATTTGCTTTTATGGGTACCAAAAGTAGAAAAGCAAGCTGATAAAAAATTGGCTTTGGCCGGAGAAAGCAGCGATACCCCATCTTTACGTGATATGTTGGGTTTATTGAAGCTAAAATCATTATGGGTTATTATCATTTTTATTATGTTTTCGTATACTTTTTATACAGTGTTTGATCAACAAATGTTTCCTTCCTTTTATACTAGTTTATTTGCTAACCGTGATGTGGGCCAACAAATGTACGGTACGTTGAATTCGGTACAAGTTTTCTGTGAAGCGTTGATGATGAGCTTGGTGCCAATTTTGATGCGAAAAGTTGGAGTACGTAATGCGCTATTGATGGGTGTGATAGTGATGTTTGTGCGAATTGGAGCCTGTGGCTTATTCCATAGTCCCATTGCTATTTCCTGTGTCAAAATGTTGCACTCCATTGAGGTGCCGTTATTCTCATTACCGATTTTTAGATATTTCACTTTGCATTTTGACACCAAGTTGTCCGCAACTTTATATATGATAGGATTTCAAGTGGCAGCCCAAATCGGTCAATTCATCTTATCAACACCATTAGGAATGTTGCGTGATAAATTGGGATATAGTCCAACATTTTTAGTAATATCAGGAATTGTGTTGATTTCGGGAATTTATGCTTTTGTAATTTTGAAAAAAGATGATCAAGATGTAGAAGGCGATCCATTCGTCAGATCGTAA
- a CDS encoding alpha/beta hydrolase → MKNKFWIKLILLWFLLTIIPAFYTMQHSVHYEKTFHNSRLAPIIFIPGSSATQNRFDDLFQTLNRPKTKHSILKITVTTKGKLQKTGTIAPRDKQPFIVIAFENNQDGYRNIQKQTRWLNIAMKYLTKNYNFNHFSAVGHSNGGLIWTLYLEKYFSANSLSINNLITIGTPYNSLESTPNNPTTIFHQLHQNRNKLPNNLLVYSIAGSTNYQDDGIVPYQSVEAGKYIFQKNVKKYTQTTVTGNESNHSSLLANSEVTKLIRDLLLKNDPNLMDDKSTQN, encoded by the coding sequence ATGAAAAACAAATTTTGGATTAAACTCATCCTTTTGTGGTTTCTGCTAACCATTATTCCTGCTTTTTACACTATGCAACATTCAGTTCATTATGAAAAAACTTTTCACAATTCACGTTTGGCACCAATTATTTTTATTCCTGGCAGTTCTGCCACTCAAAATCGTTTTGACGACCTCTTTCAAACTTTGAATCGTCCCAAAACCAAACACAGTATTCTAAAAATTACTGTCACTACCAAAGGAAAACTTCAAAAAACTGGCACTATTGCCCCTCGCGACAAACAACCTTTCATTGTCATCGCCTTTGAAAACAATCAAGATGGTTATCGAAATATCCAAAAACAAACACGTTGGTTGAATATTGCCATGAAATATCTCACCAAAAATTATAACTTTAACCATTTTTCAGCTGTGGGACATTCCAATGGTGGTTTGATTTGGACGTTGTATCTAGAAAAATATTTTAGTGCTAATTCTCTTTCCATCAATAACTTGATTACCATTGGAACTCCTTATAACTCACTAGAGTCCACACCTAATAATCCCACAACCATTTTTCATCAACTTCATCAAAACAGGAACAAGTTACCTAACAATTTATTAGTTTATTCCATTGCTGGAAGTACAAATTATCAAGATGATGGAATTGTACCTTACCAAAGTGTTGAAGCTGGAAAATATATTTTCCAGAAAAATGTTAAAAAGTATACACAAACCACCGTTACTGGTAATGAAAGTAACCATTCTAGTTTATTAGCAAATTCAGAAGTCACAAAATTGATTAGAGACTTATTACTTAAAAATGATCCCAACTTAATGGACGATAAATCTACTCAAAATTAA
- a CDS encoding peptide ABC transporter substrate-binding protein — protein sequence MKWKQGTISGVLAIVATLSLVGCSSKKQAQVPNHEVRIMSKDLISTMDSSLMTDILSAQSAQNTMDGLYRYSGRKIEPAVATRVVSPTNNGLTYTFPLRKNAKWSNGDPVVANDFVYAWKRTVNPKTKSQYAYIYEGIANAKSITAGKKPVNSLGVKALNAHTLQVTLEKPIPYFNQLMTGSQFYPQNPRTVKKWGKKYGTSSKALVFNGPYKLVNWSNSDNTWKEVKNDQYWDAKNVKVHALKYQVVKDASTALNLYQSNKLDRAELTGDTSKQMKGSKGYSVQKQNSTYYLEMNQKRLPMFKNQKLRQALSYAIDRQQLAKKVLGNGTSAATSATAADMSYDPNNKNKDFVGETSQTGKEYTQFNLKKAKALWKQGLAETGQTGKKMNLTLLSDDADIDKQRSEFLQSSLQKLPGLKITLNNVPYKSRISRSQSGDFDLVATAWNADFPDPINFLTLFMSDNSYNNGKWSNSQYDDLVNKSMNEDANNPTARWNDMKAAQNILNEQQGVVPLYQNGQAFMTKARVKNMDYTPSNMYNMVSVRLKK from the coding sequence ATGAAATGGAAGCAAGGAACAATCAGTGGTGTACTCGCAATAGTTGCAACATTAAGCTTAGTGGGCTGTAGTTCAAAAAAACAAGCGCAAGTTCCGAATCATGAAGTACGGATTATGTCCAAAGATTTAATTTCAACTATGGATTCGTCTTTGATGACGGATATTTTGAGTGCACAGTCAGCACAAAATACAATGGACGGATTATATCGATATAGCGGACGCAAAATCGAACCAGCTGTGGCGACTCGCGTGGTTTCACCGACAAATAATGGCTTAACATACACTTTTCCATTACGAAAAAATGCTAAATGGAGTAATGGTGACCCCGTGGTGGCGAATGATTTTGTATACGCTTGGAAGCGGACGGTCAATCCTAAAACCAAGTCCCAGTATGCTTATATATATGAAGGTATAGCCAATGCAAAGTCCATTACTGCCGGTAAAAAACCAGTTAATTCTTTAGGAGTGAAAGCACTGAACGCCCATACGTTGCAAGTGACTTTGGAAAAGCCCATTCCTTATTTTAATCAGTTGATGACGGGCTCACAATTTTATCCACAAAATCCGCGAACAGTTAAAAAATGGGGCAAAAAATATGGTACGAGTTCGAAGGCATTAGTTTTCAATGGACCTTACAAGTTAGTTAACTGGAGTAATTCTGATAATACTTGGAAAGAAGTTAAAAATGATCAGTATTGGGATGCTAAAAATGTTAAAGTTCATGCTTTGAAATATCAAGTGGTGAAAGATGCATCTACAGCGCTTAATTTATATCAATCTAATAAATTAGATCGTGCCGAATTAACTGGTGATACTTCCAAACAAATGAAAGGTTCCAAAGGTTATAGTGTACAAAAACAAAATTCCACATATTATTTGGAAATGAATCAAAAGAGATTGCCGATGTTTAAAAATCAGAAATTGCGTCAGGCTTTATCATATGCGATTGACCGTCAACAGTTAGCCAAAAAAGTTTTAGGCAATGGAACCTCGGCGGCAACTTCGGCTACGGCTGCAGATATGTCGTATGATCCTAATAATAAGAATAAAGATTTTGTGGGTGAAACAAGTCAAACAGGTAAAGAATATACACAGTTTAATTTAAAGAAGGCCAAAGCTTTGTGGAAGCAAGGTTTAGCCGAAACGGGTCAAACTGGTAAAAAGATGAATTTAACATTATTGAGTGATGATGCTGATATTGATAAGCAACGTAGTGAGTTTTTGCAAAGTTCCTTACAAAAGTTACCTGGTCTAAAAATTACGTTAAACAATGTTCCTTATAAAAGTCGAATCAGTCGTTCTCAAAGCGGTGATTTTGATTTAGTAGCGACAGCTTGGAATGCAGATTTTCCGGATCCGATTAACTTTTTGACATTATTCATGTCGGATAATAGTTACAACAATGGAAAATGGTCCAATTCACAGTATGATGATTTGGTAAATAAAAGTATGAACGAGGATGCTAATAATCCAACGGCGCGTTGGAATGACATGAAAGCTGCGCAAAACATTTTGAATGAACAGCAAGGGGTTGTACCTTTGTATCAAAATGGGCAAGCATTCATGACCAAAGCGCGCGTGAAAAATATGGATTACACACCATCTAATATGTATAATATGGTTTCCGTTCGGTTGAAGAAGTAA
- a CDS encoding glycoside hydrolase family 32 protein, with translation MTNQVTNARYRLGYHVAAPSGWINDPNGFCYFKGYYHLFYQYYPEAPEWGPMHWGHVRSRDLVHWQTLPTALVPGDREDRNGCFSGSAIVKDDTLYLIYTGNNYYDASDPNRYWQNQNLAYSQDGIHFTKYEHNPIIATPPDDSTQEFRDPKVWEHDGQYYLIAGNQTKDHLGRVLLYQSEDLKKWNYLGPLTQAQQAELEGYMWECPDLFRVNGQDILMTSPQGIEAQAQKYLNLHQSVYFPGQLNYQKAKFEQDGLAELDLGHDFYAPQTMLAPDGRRILIGWMDMWESDMPEQKDGWAGALTLPRELTWQAGQLYMQPIQETQQLRQEILLQKDYSVKDATVLCENEATTELQLKLDLMQFKDGQFHLQFVDEQTNAQTVLTYQADQQQLTVQRSDRPTDRFARVKDSDQLQLQIFVDRSSLEIFVNQGEVVFSERYYFETAPKILASSSTDTSLQVQIYRLDNQAISF, from the coding sequence ATGACAAATCAAGTAACTAATGCACGCTATCGTTTAGGCTATCATGTCGCTGCGCCAAGTGGCTGGATCAATGATCCGAATGGCTTTTGTTATTTTAAGGGTTACTATCACTTATTCTATCAATATTATCCAGAAGCGCCTGAATGGGGACCGATGCACTGGGGACATGTGCGCAGTCGAGATTTGGTGCATTGGCAAACTTTGCCAACGGCGCTGGTTCCAGGGGATCGAGAAGATCGAAATGGCTGCTTTTCTGGTAGTGCAATCGTCAAAGATGATACTTTGTATTTGATTTATACGGGTAACAATTATTATGATGCTAGCGATCCAAATCGTTATTGGCAAAATCAGAATTTGGCTTATAGCCAAGATGGAATTCATTTTACGAAGTATGAGCATAATCCGATTATTGCTACACCACCAGATGATAGTACGCAAGAATTCCGTGATCCTAAAGTTTGGGAACATGATGGTCAATATTATTTGATTGCTGGTAATCAAACTAAGGATCACTTGGGACGTGTATTGTTGTATCAATCTGAAGATTTGAAAAAGTGGAATTATTTGGGACCGTTAACGCAGGCTCAGCAAGCAGAGTTAGAAGGTTATATGTGGGAATGTCCGGATCTGTTTCGAGTTAATGGCCAAGATATTTTGATGACATCACCGCAAGGGATTGAGGCGCAAGCACAAAAATATCTAAATCTGCATCAAAGTGTATATTTCCCAGGTCAATTAAATTATCAAAAGGCAAAGTTTGAGCAAGATGGATTGGCGGAATTGGATTTGGGACATGACTTTTATGCTCCTCAAACCATGTTGGCACCAGATGGACGCAGAATTCTGATTGGTTGGATGGACATGTGGGAAAGTGACATGCCAGAACAGAAAGACGGTTGGGCTGGAGCATTGACTTTGCCGCGGGAATTGACTTGGCAAGCAGGGCAACTGTATATGCAACCTATTCAAGAAACACAACAGTTGCGGCAAGAAATATTGCTTCAGAAAGATTACTCTGTAAAAGATGCCACTGTGCTTTGCGAAAATGAAGCCACAACGGAACTTCAATTAAAACTAGATTTAATGCAATTCAAAGATGGTCAGTTCCACTTGCAATTTGTTGATGAACAAACTAACGCGCAGACTGTTTTGACATATCAAGCAGATCAGCAGCAGTTGACAGTACAACGTTCGGATCGCCCAACGGACCGTTTTGCGCGAGTTAAAGACTCTGATCAATTACAGTTACAAATTTTTGTTGATCGCAGTTCGCTAGAAATTTTCGTCAATCAAGGTGAAGTGGTCTTTAGTGAACGCTATTATTTTGAAACAGCACCTAAAATTTTAGCCAGCAGCAGTACAGATACTAGTCTTCAAGTCCAAATCTATCGTTTAGACAATCAAGCAATTAGTTTTTAA
- a CDS encoding LacI family DNA-binding transcriptional regulator — MPKLEDVAKLAQVSKTTVSRVLNRRGYLSQATIEKVYWAMEQLDYHPNVVARQLYNNKTNLIGILLPTVADPFFGELSFELERQLYEQGFKVLIGNSMNDPQKEANYLDQLLIKQVDGLIVGTHNQGLKQYHRQQLPVVAIDRIVNEDIPVIASDNYRGGWLATEYLVQQGVTHIIHTNGPHDLATPAKQRRTAYEEVMQKANLTPVTYELDFNISPTQKQQIFRRIFVEHPKVEAIFASNDTDAILIQQVAGELGRKVPADLLLVGYDGTKMIRNLDPQLTTVVQPIEKMAQLAVKILQQRLHKQATETQYLLPVKLHQGQTGSKLKTRD, encoded by the coding sequence GTGCCAAAGCTTGAAGATGTAGCAAAATTAGCGCAAGTTTCCAAAACGACGGTGTCACGAGTCTTGAATCGACGCGGATATTTGAGTCAAGCGACGATTGAGAAAGTTTACTGGGCGATGGAGCAATTGGATTATCATCCGAATGTGGTTGCGCGGCAGTTATATAACAATAAGACGAACTTAATCGGTATCTTGTTACCGACAGTGGCTGATCCATTTTTTGGTGAATTGAGTTTTGAGTTGGAGCGCCAACTTTATGAACAAGGCTTTAAAGTGTTGATTGGGAATTCCATGAATGATCCGCAAAAAGAGGCCAATTATCTGGATCAGTTGTTGATTAAGCAAGTTGATGGTCTGATTGTGGGAACGCATAATCAGGGTTTGAAACAATATCATAGACAGCAACTGCCCGTGGTAGCGATTGATCGAATTGTTAACGAAGATATTCCCGTGATTGCGTCTGATAATTATCGTGGTGGCTGGTTGGCAACTGAATATCTGGTGCAACAAGGTGTTACACATATTATTCATACCAATGGTCCGCATGATTTGGCAACACCCGCAAAACAACGGCGGACAGCTTATGAAGAAGTAATGCAGAAGGCTAATCTAACGCCCGTTACGTATGAGTTGGACTTTAATATTTCGCCTACTCAAAAGCAACAAATCTTTCGCCGAATTTTTGTGGAACATCCTAAAGTGGAGGCTATTTTTGCATCGAATGATACTGATGCAATCTTAATTCAGCAAGTGGCTGGTGAGCTGGGGCGAAAGGTACCGGCTGACTTGTTATTAGTTGGTTATGACGGAACGAAGATGATTCGTAACTTGGATCCGCAATTAACCACGGTGGTACAGCCAATTGAGAAAATGGCGCAATTAGCGGTTAAAATCTTGCAACAACGCTTGCATAAGCAAGCAACAGAAACACAATATTTATTGCCAGTGAAGTTGCATCAGGGACAAACTGGGAGCAAATTAAAAACTCGTGATTGA
- a CDS encoding GNAT family N-acetyltransferase: MKITFRLAQQTDLHNIVKIYNQSVITKTITADFIPLKIEQRQAWFQEHNLNPLRPLWVILNEQQSVIGWVSLSDFYGRPAYQATSEISIYFDQDFQHQGFGQQTLDFVFSKLLQCQITTVLAIIFSTNNASQKLFAKNQFQHWGHLPDVAQIPPKMQPLSMEIWGRHF; encoded by the coding sequence TTGAAAATCACTTTTCGTTTAGCACAGCAAACCGATCTACATAACATTGTCAAAATTTACAATCAAAGTGTGATTACTAAAACCATCACTGCCGACTTTATCCCATTAAAAATAGAGCAACGACAAGCTTGGTTCCAAGAACACAATCTAAATCCATTACGTCCTTTGTGGGTGATTTTAAATGAACAACAATCCGTGATTGGTTGGGTCAGTTTATCCGATTTTTATGGTCGCCCAGCATATCAAGCAACAAGTGAAATTAGTATTTATTTTGATCAGGATTTTCAACATCAAGGTTTCGGGCAACAAACTTTGGATTTTGTTTTTTCAAAATTACTACAATGTCAAATCACTACTGTTCTTGCAATTATTTTTAGCACTAATAACGCTAGTCAAAAACTCTTCGCCAAAAATCAATTCCAGCATTGGGGGCATCTTCCAGATGTTGCACAAATCCCCCCTAAAATGCAACCACTCAGTATGGAAATTTGGGGACGTCATTTCTAA
- a CDS encoding MFS transporter — MKNAQRRWLLIMNVIFNLVMGFILPVNTIFITKYLHESMVTAGFVLMIYSLMMMIGNVLGGYLFDHFSHQATLNSGYLIAALAFLLLARWHSWPIYAVLLILAGLGMGIASTAVNSYTALVAQQSLQSQQIFNIMYLAANVGIAVGSMLVSVIFQYSIFLTFFLPAVCFLLCLWIVFAKGTALDGCFQNQNDIQSNFQVNLSKSATLKSTALQINLVLICVAIFIVWLGYCQWDSNLSIYMLNQHLSMHQYSLLFSVNAASLIIIQPLMNRLTEHFLKSIKWQIVLGIFIMGSSFLWLPDARLYGRYVVSMLILTIGESITFPTIPSLLNQFSNENNRGRYQSFYVVFSSLGRAIGPYVGSLIVAEFSFNILFYLTVGGFLLVAVGVMFVREVRSI, encoded by the coding sequence ATGAAAAATGCACAACGTCGTTGGTTATTAATTATGAATGTTATTTTTAATTTGGTAATGGGATTCATTCTACCGGTTAATACAATCTTTATTACAAAGTACTTACACGAATCCATGGTAACCGCTGGCTTTGTCCTAATGATTTATTCTTTAATGATGATGATCGGTAATGTTTTGGGAGGATATCTGTTTGACCACTTTTCTCATCAAGCAACTCTTAATAGTGGTTATTTAATTGCAGCACTAGCCTTTTTATTGTTAGCACGCTGGCATTCTTGGCCAATTTATGCAGTGTTATTGATCTTGGCTGGTCTGGGCATGGGCATCGCCTCTACGGCGGTGAATTCTTATACGGCACTGGTCGCTCAGCAAAGTTTACAGTCACAGCAAATTTTTAACATTATGTATTTAGCGGCCAATGTAGGGATTGCTGTTGGTTCGATGCTGGTAAGTGTAATTTTTCAATATAGCATTTTTTTGACTTTCTTTTTACCTGCAGTATGTTTTTTGTTATGTTTATGGATTGTTTTTGCGAAAGGAACAGCATTAGATGGTTGTTTTCAGAATCAAAATGATATCCAATCAAATTTTCAAGTAAACCTGAGCAAATCCGCAACCTTAAAGTCTACAGCACTGCAAATTAATTTGGTATTAATTTGTGTGGCCATTTTTATTGTGTGGCTAGGATACTGTCAGTGGGACAGTAATCTATCAATTTATATGCTAAACCAACACTTGTCAATGCATCAATATAGTTTGTTGTTTAGTGTGAATGCAGCATCTTTAATTATTATTCAGCCGTTGATGAATCGTTTGACGGAACATTTTTTAAAATCAATTAAATGGCAAATTGTATTAGGCATTTTTATTATGGGATCATCCTTTTTGTGGTTGCCGGATGCACGGTTATACGGTCGTTATGTGGTTAGTATGTTAATTTTGACTATTGGTGAATCAATTACTTTTCCAACAATTCCATCATTGCTAAATCAATTTTCGAATGAAAATAATCGCGGTCGGTATCAAAGTTTTTACGTGGTTTTTAGTTCGTTAGGACGTGCTATTGGACCTTACGTCGGTAGTTTAATTGTTGCGGAGTTTTCATTCAACATATTATTTTACTTAACTGTCGGTGGCTTCTTGTTAGTTGCCGTGGGAGTTATGTTTGTTCGAGAGGTTAGGTCAATATAA